The following are encoded in a window of Saccharothrix longispora genomic DNA:
- a CDS encoding response regulator transcription factor, translated as MTTTVLIADDQAMVRTGFRMILSAEPDIEVVGEAVDGVEAVALARDLAPDVVLMDIRMPRLDGLGALRRISGPKVVVVTTFDDDDHVREALRHGASGFVLKTSGAALLVEAIRAAASGEALVSPAITVRLLRELAGRRREPRAVPLSPRELDVVLLVARGRTNAEVAHTLHVTVGTVKTHLAAVQAKLGARNRVEIAAWAWESGLLDARD; from the coding sequence GTGACGACCACCGTCCTCATCGCCGACGACCAGGCGATGGTCCGCACCGGCTTCCGCATGATCCTGTCCGCCGAACCGGACATCGAGGTGGTGGGCGAGGCCGTCGACGGCGTGGAGGCCGTGGCCCTGGCTCGGGACCTGGCGCCGGACGTGGTGCTGATGGACATCCGGATGCCCCGCCTGGACGGCCTGGGGGCGCTGCGCCGGATCAGCGGCCCGAAGGTCGTCGTCGTCACCACGTTCGACGACGACGACCACGTGCGCGAAGCCCTGCGCCACGGGGCGTCCGGTTTCGTGCTGAAGACCTCCGGCGCGGCCCTCCTGGTGGAGGCGATCCGGGCCGCCGCCTCGGGCGAGGCCCTGGTGAGCCCGGCGATCACCGTGCGCCTGCTCCGGGAACTGGCGGGCCGCCGCCGGGAACCCCGCGCCGTGCCGCTGTCACCGAGGGAGCTGGACGTGGTCCTCCTGGTGGCGCGCGGGCGCACGAACGCCGAGGTCGCGCACACCCTGCACGTCACGGTCGGCACGGTGAAGACGCACTTGGCGGCGGTCCAGGCGAAGCTGGGCGCCCGCAACCGCGTCGAGATCGCCGCCTGGGCGTGGGAGTCCGGCCTCCTCGACGCCCGGGACTGA
- a CDS encoding sensor histidine kinase: MRSFLRAAVPRLAAACALAALGLVDLWLGEFSGQGGVRLPWAVAAVAVALCADRPGPRGLPVLAVAQAAGAAGAWWATRHDQTAGMPFTLSATAALLGVLGLLTWRGDPRWTAVTAPVLAVSVLVQPLRGDGDDLRTAVGVLVLVLGVALAATAGLAARLTAAARTRQLERARAAQRAEFARDLHDFVAHHVTGIVVHAQGAAAVAGRDPELVLPALREIERAGTEAVDAMRRAVGLLRDDDRAPGLAEVPALVERFRRTSGLPGGLDLLGPFADVHPTASTAAYRVVMEALTNAREHARGATAVDVALHRTANGIAIRVTDDGRSVPGHPVPGRPGGFGLRGLRERVAAAGGTLSAGPAPHGGWVVEAGLPVGAGVGEEA; this comes from the coding sequence GTGCGGTCCTTCCTCCGAGCGGCGGTCCCCCGGCTGGCCGCCGCGTGCGCGCTCGCGGCCCTGGGCCTGGTCGACCTGTGGCTGGGCGAGTTCAGCGGTCAGGGCGGTGTGCGCCTGCCGTGGGCCGTGGCGGCGGTGGCGGTGGCCCTGTGCGCCGACCGGCCCGGCCCGCGAGGTCTGCCCGTGCTCGCGGTGGCGCAGGCCGCGGGCGCGGCCGGCGCGTGGTGGGCGACCAGGCACGACCAGACGGCGGGAATGCCCTTCACCCTGTCCGCCACCGCCGCCCTGCTGGGCGTGCTCGGCCTGCTGACGTGGCGCGGGGACCCCCGGTGGACCGCCGTCACCGCCCCCGTCCTGGCGGTGTCCGTCCTGGTGCAGCCACTGCGGGGCGACGGGGACGACCTGCGCACGGCGGTGGGCGTGCTGGTGCTGGTGCTCGGCGTCGCGCTCGCCGCGACAGCCGGCCTCGCGGCACGCCTGACCGCCGCGGCCCGGACCCGGCAACTGGAGCGCGCCCGCGCCGCCCAGCGCGCCGAGTTCGCCCGCGACCTGCACGACTTCGTGGCCCACCACGTCACCGGGATCGTGGTGCACGCCCAGGGCGCGGCGGCGGTCGCCGGCCGCGACCCCGAACTGGTGCTGCCCGCCCTCCGGGAGATCGAGCGGGCGGGCACCGAGGCGGTCGACGCCATGCGCCGCGCGGTGGGCCTGTTGCGCGACGACGACCGGGCGCCCGGGCTCGCCGAGGTGCCGGCCCTGGTGGAACGCTTCCGCCGCACGTCGGGCCTCCCCGGTGGCCTGGACCTGCTCGGCCCGTTCGCCGACGTGCACCCCACCGCCTCCACGGCGGCCTACCGCGTGGTGATGGAGGCGCTGACCAACGCGCGCGAGCACGCGCGCGGCGCCACCGCCGTCGACGTGGCGCTCCACCGCACCGCGAACGGCATCGCGATCCGCGTGACCGACGACGGCCGGTCCGTTCCCGGCCACCCCGTTCCAGGCAGGCCGGGCGGCTTCGGCCTGCGCGGCCTGCGCGAACGCGTCGCCGCGGCGGGTGGCACCCTGTCCGCGGGCCCGGCCCCGCACGGCGGCTGGGTGGTCGAGGCCGGCCTGCCGGTCGGGGCCGGAGTCGGGGAGGAAGCGTGA
- a CDS encoding lytic polysaccharide monooxygenase auxiliary activity family 9 protein, whose product MRMRSTSRSVVRRGIIALIASTVVGLFITVPTASAHGTIVGPATRAYQCWQAWGSQHTNPAMQQQDPMCYQAFQANADTMWNWMSALRDGLRGNFQGATPNGQLCSNALSRNNALNTPGRWRTTSVGSSFQMHLYDQASHGADYFRVYVSKQGFDPTTQSLGWGNLDLVTTTGRFAPAKDIKFNVQTNGSYRGHHVVFTIWQASHLDQAYMWCSDVNFG is encoded by the coding sequence ATGCGTATGCGCAGTACCTCCAGGTCCGTCGTCAGGCGGGGCATCATCGCGCTGATCGCCAGCACGGTGGTCGGTCTGTTCATCACGGTGCCGACGGCCTCGGCGCACGGCACCATCGTCGGTCCCGCCACCCGCGCCTACCAGTGTTGGCAAGCCTGGGGCAGCCAGCACACGAACCCTGCCATGCAGCAGCAGGACCCCATGTGCTACCAGGCTTTCCAGGCCAACGCCGACACCATGTGGAACTGGATGAGCGCGCTGCGGGACGGGCTCCGGGGGAACTTCCAGGGCGCGACCCCCAACGGGCAGCTGTGCAGCAACGCCCTGTCGCGCAACAACGCCCTGAACACCCCCGGCAGGTGGCGGACCACCAGCGTCGGCAGCAGCTTCCAGATGCACCTGTACGACCAGGCCAGCCACGGTGCCGACTACTTCCGGGTCTACGTCAGCAAGCAGGGCTTCGACCCGACCACCCAGAGCCTCGGTTGGGGCAACCTGGACCTCGTCACCACGACCGGCAGGTTCGCCCCGGCCAAGGACATCAAGTTCAACGTCCAGACCAACGGCTCCTACCGGGGGCACCACGTCGTGTTCACGATCTGGCAGGCCTCGCACCTCGATCAGGCGTACATGTGGTGCAGTGACGTGAACTTCGGCTGA
- a CDS encoding MFS transporter: MTEPSPAASPPISHDPKPPVGTTVVKNLPLLLAVVCAVQFLDAMDIASMGPALPLVQDDLAMSPAALQWVVSAYALGFGGFLLLGGRLADVYNRKKLLIGWLVVFIVASVVGGFADNGLLLVVARLAKGISAGITAPVAMAVLLDAFREPSARNRALGTFLAVASAGYSLGLVLGGLLSSISWRLTMFMPALVGLIVAVLAGAVIPGRQEASQRQRMDVLGAVLVTAGAVALVYGLSRAATSGWGDWVTLASLAAAVVLFPLFAAVERNHPAPLIPLGIFRRPQLTRANICMLFFGAYVAFQFVLTLYYQVELGWSPLQAGLAFLVGGVLTAGTARYGAVLVTKHGPWPIASIGLIMMCVGYLAWVLLIGTVDPLILLAVQQLLGGLGFAAVYPALNIAAVGNAAENEQGLASGLFNAGAQIGNGIVVAITATVLTVVTTSAVGSYRAGLWVVTITTIVVTLLALAGAVTYRKKAAA, translated from the coding sequence ATGACCGAGCCGTCCCCAGCGGCCTCGCCACCCATTTCCCACGACCCGAAACCGCCGGTCGGCACGACAGTGGTGAAGAACCTGCCGCTGCTGCTGGCGGTCGTCTGCGCGGTCCAGTTCCTCGACGCGATGGACATCGCGTCCATGGGCCCGGCCCTCCCCCTGGTCCAGGACGACCTGGCCATGTCGCCCGCGGCGCTCCAGTGGGTGGTCAGCGCCTACGCGCTCGGCTTCGGCGGGTTCCTGCTCCTGGGCGGCCGGCTCGCGGACGTCTACAACCGCAAGAAGCTGCTCATCGGCTGGCTGGTCGTGTTCATCGTGGCCAGCGTCGTCGGCGGGTTCGCCGACAACGGTCTCCTGCTGGTCGTCGCGCGCCTGGCCAAGGGCATCAGCGCCGGCATCACCGCACCGGTCGCCATGGCCGTGCTCCTGGACGCCTTCCGCGAACCGAGCGCCCGCAACCGGGCGCTGGGCACGTTCCTCGCGGTCGCGTCGGCCGGCTACTCGCTGGGCCTGGTGCTCGGCGGCCTGCTGTCCAGCATCTCGTGGCGGCTGACCATGTTCATGCCGGCCCTGGTCGGCCTCATCGTCGCCGTGCTCGCGGGCGCCGTGATCCCCGGTCGCCAGGAGGCGTCGCAGCGCCAGCGCATGGACGTGCTGGGCGCGGTCCTGGTGACCGCGGGTGCCGTCGCCCTGGTGTACGGGCTCAGCCGGGCCGCCACCAGCGGGTGGGGGGACTGGGTCACCCTCGCCTCGCTCGCCGCCGCGGTCGTGCTGTTCCCGCTGTTCGCCGCGGTCGAGCGCAACCACCCCGCACCGCTGATCCCGCTGGGCATCTTCCGGCGGCCCCAGCTGACCCGGGCGAACATCTGCATGCTGTTCTTCGGCGCCTACGTCGCGTTCCAGTTCGTGCTCACCCTGTACTACCAGGTCGAGCTGGGCTGGTCGCCGCTCCAGGCGGGCCTCGCGTTCCTGGTGGGCGGCGTGCTCACGGCGGGCACCGCCCGCTACGGCGCGGTCCTGGTGACCAAGCACGGCCCGTGGCCGATCGCGTCCATCGGCCTGATCATGATGTGCGTCGGCTACCTGGCGTGGGTGCTGCTGATCGGCACCGTCGACCCGCTGATCCTGCTGGCGGTCCAGCAGCTGCTCGGTGGTCTCGGCTTCGCCGCGGTCTACCCGGCGCTCAACATCGCCGCCGTCGGCAACGCCGCCGAGAACGAGCAGGGCCTCGCGTCCGGCCTGTTCAACGCGGGCGCGCAGATCGGCAACGGCATCGTGGTCGCGATCACCGCCACCGTCCTCACGGTGGTCACGACCAGCGCGGTGGGCAGCTACCGGGCGGGCCTGTGGGTCGTGACCATCACGACGATCGTCGTCACGCTGCTGGCCCTCGCGGGTGCGGTCACCTACCGCAAGAAGGCAGCCGCCTGA
- a CDS encoding VanZ family protein has product MWDDVGYAGVGIESWYVLVPALALWGAVLVTRAVRGRPGWTGRHLVLRAVVGAYVAGVVHFTLFPVDVQWGAYADRAAWYTQVNWVPLLTADLPSFALNVVMPVPFGVLLPLVSARAAGAGRVVVWSLALSASIEVAQLLVYVVAGSGRSVDVNDLLANVLGGVLGYLLGRSLPALRRVALPGAAPA; this is encoded by the coding sequence GTGTGGGATGACGTCGGTTACGCGGGTGTCGGGATCGAGTCGTGGTACGTGCTCGTTCCCGCTCTCGCGCTGTGGGGCGCGGTGCTCGTGACGCGCGCGGTGCGCGGCCGGCCGGGGTGGACGGGGCGCCACCTGGTGCTCCGGGCGGTGGTCGGGGCGTACGTCGCGGGGGTCGTGCACTTCACGCTGTTCCCCGTCGACGTGCAGTGGGGTGCGTACGCCGACCGGGCGGCCTGGTATACGCAGGTCAACTGGGTCCCGCTGCTCACCGCGGACCTGCCGTCGTTCGCGCTGAACGTGGTGATGCCGGTGCCGTTCGGCGTGCTGCTGCCGCTGGTGTCGGCGCGGGCGGCGGGCGCGGGGCGGGTGGTGGTGTGGTCGCTGGCGCTCAGCGCGTCGATCGAGGTGGCGCAGCTGCTGGTCTACGTCGTGGCGGGGAGCGGGCGCAGCGTCGACGTCAACGACCTCCTCGCGAACGTGCTGGGCGGGGTGCTCGGGTACCTGCTGGGCAGGTCCCTGCCGGCGTTGCGGCGCGTCGCGCTGCCTGGTGCGGCGCCCGCCTGA